From a region of the Castanea sativa cultivar Marrone di Chiusa Pesio chromosome 10, ASM4071231v1 genome:
- the LOC142613216 gene encoding uncharacterized protein LOC142613216 isoform X2 yields the protein MGFKSVYKCLQEIFPKVDSRLLRAVAIENSKDADQAVDVVLKEIIPYLSSQFGGPVNPQEDFLTSVSPPEDNEVESEDQVVLLRQQQRIVDKADVGPSSELRSIASDGAKVTEDTGGALHVDSTPLVELQNDSVDLDLYDVNDGNDRSCGNTENEEVILIGMTRESSAKVGLNEMVHVTSSALLDDGNDGQKQCCENTESDELITWGAWKENNIKVGSEQTHPGMTTALINEKDGVRGFDIPVADDLDMVICLKSDEEESCLDSTKVRMPMAQLFTSSVEEHASVSSECVQSEFGSEPSVTECQTQASSRSADVTSKQDYFVGELSDIEDEPTTGTVVTRSGQVCNLDLLEEIIEDAKNNKKTLFSAMERVINMMREVELQEKAAEEAKQEASRGGLNILVEVEDLKQTLVHAKEANNMHAGEVYGEKSILATEVRELQSRVLSLADERDKSLAILNEMHQSLEARLSIAEEMRKAAEQERLDKEKSARNALAEQNAIMEKVLQESKILKEEAEENSKLREFLIDRGHIVDMLQGEISVICQDVSLLKEKFDDRVPLSKSVSSSQTSCILAASGISVKIMVSGLVPEGTLASSGSSVKSMASDMVSEHSLASSGSSLKSEAPVLVTEQGKSSETPKRTSPTASVDSLSPRSRPEEERTKADHQALLDDGWDFFDKDAEFDI from the exons ATGGGTTTCAAGTCAGTTTACAAATGCTTACAGGAGATATTTCCAAAG GTTGATTCTCGCTTGCTGAGGGCTGTAGCTATTGAAAATTCCAAGGATGCTGATCAAGCTGTGGATGTTGTTCTTAAGGAGATAATCCCTTATTTGTCCAGTCAGTTTGGTGGTCCTGTCAATCCTCAAGAGGATTTTTTGACTAGTGTTAGTCCTCCTGAGGATAATGAAG TTGAATCTGAGGACCAGGTTGTCTTGTTGAGACAGCAGCAGCGGATAGTTGACAAGGCAGATGTGGGGCCGTCTTCAGAACTACGTTCAATTGCTAGTGATGGTGCCAAGGTAACTGAGGATACAGGTGGGGCACTTCATGTTGACTCAACACCTTTGGTTGAATTGCAGAATGATTCTGTGGATTTAGATTTATATGATGTAAATGATGGTAATGATCGATCATGTGGCAATACTGAGAATGAGGAAGTGATTTTAATTGGGATGACTCGCGAAAGCAGTGCCAAAGTGGGGTTGAATGAGATGGTCCATGTCACCTCAAGTGCTTTGTTGGATGATGGAAACGATGGCCAGAaacaatgttgtgaaaatactgAAAGTGATGAACTGATTACTTGGGGAGcttggaaagaaaataatatcaaaGTTGGGTCAGAGCAGACCCACCCTGGCATGACAACTGctttgataaatgaaaaagatgGTGTCAGAGGTTTTGACATTCCTGTGGCTGATGACTTGGATATGGTTATTTGTCTAAAAAGTGATGAAGAAGAATCATGTTTAGATAGCACTAAGGTGAGGATGCCTATGGCTCAGCTCTTTACTTCATCTGTTGAAGAACATGCATCAGTTTCTTCAGAATGTGTTCAGTCCGAATTTGGTTCTGAACCTTCTGTTACTGAGTGCCAGACACAAGCGTCCAGTCGTTCTGCTGATGTTACTTCCAAGCAAGACTATTTTGTTGGTGAACTGAGTGATATTGAGGATGAGCCAACAACTGGCACTGTAGTTACCCGATCTGGCCAAGTATGtaatcttgatcttcttgaagaGATCATTGAAGATGCCAAAAATAACAAG AAAACCTTGTTTTCAGCTATGGAGAGAGTTATCAACATGATGAGAGAAGTGGAACTTCAGGAGAAAGCTGCCGAAGAAGCCAAACAGGAAGCTTCTAGAGGAGGACTGAATATTCTGGTCGAGGTGGAGGATCTGAAACAGACGTTGGTGCATGCAAAGGAAGCAAATAACATG CATGCGGGAGAAGTGTATGGAGAGAAGTCAATTTTAGCGACTGAAGTGAGGGAACTTCAATCTCGCGTACTCAGCTTGGCTGATGAAAGGGACAAATCCCTTGCAATTCTCAATGAG ATGCACCAAAGCCTAGAAGCACGATTATCTATCGCAGAAGAGATGAGGAAAGCAGCTGAGCAGGAAAGGCTAGATAAAGAAAAATCTGCACGAAATGCTCTTGCTGAACAAAATGCTATAATGGAGAAGGTGCTTCAGGAGTCGAAGATACTAAAAGAGGAGGCAGAGGAGAATTCCAAG CTGCGGGAGTTTCTAATAGACCGTGGTCACATTGTTGATATGTTGCA AGGAGAAATTTCTGTTATTTGTCAGGATGTGAGTCTACTGAAAGAGAAGTTTGACGACCGTGTTCCATTAAGCAAATCTGTTTCCTCAAGCCAGACTAGTTGCATCTTAGCTGCTTCTGGCATATCTGTGAAAATCATGGTATCTGGTCTGGTTCCTGAGGGCACTTTAGCTTCTTCAGGCTCATCTGTGAAAAGCATGGCATCTGATATGGTTTCTGAGCACAGTTTAGCTTCTTCAGGCTCATCCCTTAAAAGTGAGGCACCTGTTTTGGTTACTGAGCAAGGGAAGTCATCTGAGACGCCAAAGAGGACAAGCCCAACAGCCTCTGTTGACAGTCTATCACCAAGAAGTAGACCTGAAGAGGAAAGAACCAAAGCTGATCACCAAGCACTTTTGGATGATGGGTGGGATTTTTTTGACAAAGATGCAGAATTTGACATCTGA
- the LOC142613878 gene encoding small polypeptide DEVIL 14, whose translation MAANTFSSTRSLKVRSWQRCSKQVRERRARLYLIWRCTVILLCWHE comes from the coding sequence ATGGCAGCTAACACATTCTCATCAACAAGGAGTTTGAAGGTTCGATCATGGCAACGATGCTCAAAGCAAGTTAGAGAGCGGCGGGCACGGCTCTATCTCATATGGAGATGTACAGTGATTCTCCTATGTTGGCATGAATAA
- the LOC142613216 gene encoding uncharacterized protein LOC142613216 isoform X1 codes for MNKEENLRKQKDNKLLEMGFKSVYKCLQEIFPKVDSRLLRAVAIENSKDADQAVDVVLKEIIPYLSSQFGGPVNPQEDFLTSVSPPEDNEVESEDQVVLLRQQQRIVDKADVGPSSELRSIASDGAKVTEDTGGALHVDSTPLVELQNDSVDLDLYDVNDGNDRSCGNTENEEVILIGMTRESSAKVGLNEMVHVTSSALLDDGNDGQKQCCENTESDELITWGAWKENNIKVGSEQTHPGMTTALINEKDGVRGFDIPVADDLDMVICLKSDEEESCLDSTKVRMPMAQLFTSSVEEHASVSSECVQSEFGSEPSVTECQTQASSRSADVTSKQDYFVGELSDIEDEPTTGTVVTRSGQVCNLDLLEEIIEDAKNNKKTLFSAMERVINMMREVELQEKAAEEAKQEASRGGLNILVEVEDLKQTLVHAKEANNMHAGEVYGEKSILATEVRELQSRVLSLADERDKSLAILNEMHQSLEARLSIAEEMRKAAEQERLDKEKSARNALAEQNAIMEKVLQESKILKEEAEENSKLREFLIDRGHIVDMLQGEISVICQDVSLLKEKFDDRVPLSKSVSSSQTSCILAASGISVKIMVSGLVPEGTLASSGSSVKSMASDMVSEHSLASSGSSLKSEAPVLVTEQGKSSETPKRTSPTASVDSLSPRSRPEEERTKADHQALLDDGWDFFDKDAEFDI; via the exons ATGAATAAAGAAGAGAATTTGAGGAAACAAAaag ataataagttattggaGATGGGTTTCAAGTCAGTTTACAAATGCTTACAGGAGATATTTCCAAAG GTTGATTCTCGCTTGCTGAGGGCTGTAGCTATTGAAAATTCCAAGGATGCTGATCAAGCTGTGGATGTTGTTCTTAAGGAGATAATCCCTTATTTGTCCAGTCAGTTTGGTGGTCCTGTCAATCCTCAAGAGGATTTTTTGACTAGTGTTAGTCCTCCTGAGGATAATGAAG TTGAATCTGAGGACCAGGTTGTCTTGTTGAGACAGCAGCAGCGGATAGTTGACAAGGCAGATGTGGGGCCGTCTTCAGAACTACGTTCAATTGCTAGTGATGGTGCCAAGGTAACTGAGGATACAGGTGGGGCACTTCATGTTGACTCAACACCTTTGGTTGAATTGCAGAATGATTCTGTGGATTTAGATTTATATGATGTAAATGATGGTAATGATCGATCATGTGGCAATACTGAGAATGAGGAAGTGATTTTAATTGGGATGACTCGCGAAAGCAGTGCCAAAGTGGGGTTGAATGAGATGGTCCATGTCACCTCAAGTGCTTTGTTGGATGATGGAAACGATGGCCAGAaacaatgttgtgaaaatactgAAAGTGATGAACTGATTACTTGGGGAGcttggaaagaaaataatatcaaaGTTGGGTCAGAGCAGACCCACCCTGGCATGACAACTGctttgataaatgaaaaagatgGTGTCAGAGGTTTTGACATTCCTGTGGCTGATGACTTGGATATGGTTATTTGTCTAAAAAGTGATGAAGAAGAATCATGTTTAGATAGCACTAAGGTGAGGATGCCTATGGCTCAGCTCTTTACTTCATCTGTTGAAGAACATGCATCAGTTTCTTCAGAATGTGTTCAGTCCGAATTTGGTTCTGAACCTTCTGTTACTGAGTGCCAGACACAAGCGTCCAGTCGTTCTGCTGATGTTACTTCCAAGCAAGACTATTTTGTTGGTGAACTGAGTGATATTGAGGATGAGCCAACAACTGGCACTGTAGTTACCCGATCTGGCCAAGTATGtaatcttgatcttcttgaagaGATCATTGAAGATGCCAAAAATAACAAG AAAACCTTGTTTTCAGCTATGGAGAGAGTTATCAACATGATGAGAGAAGTGGAACTTCAGGAGAAAGCTGCCGAAGAAGCCAAACAGGAAGCTTCTAGAGGAGGACTGAATATTCTGGTCGAGGTGGAGGATCTGAAACAGACGTTGGTGCATGCAAAGGAAGCAAATAACATG CATGCGGGAGAAGTGTATGGAGAGAAGTCAATTTTAGCGACTGAAGTGAGGGAACTTCAATCTCGCGTACTCAGCTTGGCTGATGAAAGGGACAAATCCCTTGCAATTCTCAATGAG ATGCACCAAAGCCTAGAAGCACGATTATCTATCGCAGAAGAGATGAGGAAAGCAGCTGAGCAGGAAAGGCTAGATAAAGAAAAATCTGCACGAAATGCTCTTGCTGAACAAAATGCTATAATGGAGAAGGTGCTTCAGGAGTCGAAGATACTAAAAGAGGAGGCAGAGGAGAATTCCAAG CTGCGGGAGTTTCTAATAGACCGTGGTCACATTGTTGATATGTTGCA AGGAGAAATTTCTGTTATTTGTCAGGATGTGAGTCTACTGAAAGAGAAGTTTGACGACCGTGTTCCATTAAGCAAATCTGTTTCCTCAAGCCAGACTAGTTGCATCTTAGCTGCTTCTGGCATATCTGTGAAAATCATGGTATCTGGTCTGGTTCCTGAGGGCACTTTAGCTTCTTCAGGCTCATCTGTGAAAAGCATGGCATCTGATATGGTTTCTGAGCACAGTTTAGCTTCTTCAGGCTCATCCCTTAAAAGTGAGGCACCTGTTTTGGTTACTGAGCAAGGGAAGTCATCTGAGACGCCAAAGAGGACAAGCCCAACAGCCTCTGTTGACAGTCTATCACCAAGAAGTAGACCTGAAGAGGAAAGAACCAAAGCTGATCACCAAGCACTTTTGGATGATGGGTGGGATTTTTTTGACAAAGATGCAGAATTTGACATCTGA
- the LOC142611588 gene encoding putative glutathione peroxidase 5, with protein MGGNQSVPEKSIHEFTVKDAKGKDVDLSIYKGKVLLVVNVASKCGFTDSNYTQLTEVYSKYKDKGLEILAFPCNQFLQQEPATSQEVEEFACTRYKAEYPIFQKIRCNGSDTAPVYKFLKSSKTGFAGSRIKWNFTKFLLDGEGRVIHRYGSTTSPLSIEGDIKKALGIA; from the exons ATGGGTGGTAATCAGTCTGTCCCAGAAAAATCTATCCATGAGTTCACTGTCAag GATGCTAAGGGCAAAGATGTGGACCTTAGCATTTATAAAGGCAAAGTGCTTCTTGTGGTTAACGTTGCTTCCAAATG TGGGTTTACAGACTCGAATTACACCCAGTTGACTGAGGTTTACAGCAAATACAAGGACAAAG GTCTAGAAATCTTGGCATTTCCATGTAATCAATTTTTGCAACAAGAGCCTGCTACAAGCCAGGAGGTAGAAGAATTTGCCTGCACGCGATACAAAGCTGAATATCCAATATTTCAAAAG ATACGTTGCAATGGATCAGATACTGCGCCTGTCTACAAGTTCCTCAAATCAAGTAAAACTGGATTTGCGGGGTCTAGGATAAAGTGGAATTTCACCAAGTTCTTATTGGATGGGGAAGGCCGTGTCATTCATCGCTATGGCTCAACCACTTCTCCTTTGTCCATTGAG GGTGACATCAAGAAAGCATTGGGAATTGCATGA